A single genomic interval of Bradyrhizobium japonicum USDA 6 harbors:
- a CDS encoding ABC transporter substrate-binding protein, whose translation MSNIDRRTLVKGSLAAMMAGAAGSRGAFAQSAEPILLGVSGPLTGPNAQYGTQWKQGFDLALDEIQAAGGINGRKLAYNFEDSQSDPRQSVAIAQKFVSDPRIVLELGDFSSPALMAASPIYQRAGLVQFGFTNSHPDFTKGGDFMWSTSVSQADEQPLLASYAVRRLGLKKLAVLHLNTDWGRTSRDYFVNAAKEYGAEIAVTEGYIAEERDFRSTLVRVRDANPDGLILISYYSDGALIARQARQVGLKQVICAASSVYSPKFLELGGEAVEEVHVGTRYFPEDPRPEVQKFIAGFKKKYNGLEPDAFNAYAYDAMNMAAAVVKIGGNDRKAIRDAFTKVKDVPSVIFGAATFDVATRRVKGAMNAELVVRKGQFALWDGKPT comes from the coding sequence ATGAGCAACATCGATCGTCGTACCCTGGTCAAGGGCTCGCTTGCCGCCATGATGGCGGGAGCGGCCGGTTCGCGCGGCGCCTTCGCGCAATCCGCCGAGCCGATCCTGCTCGGCGTCAGCGGCCCTCTGACCGGGCCGAACGCGCAATATGGCACGCAGTGGAAGCAGGGCTTCGATCTCGCGCTCGACGAGATCCAGGCGGCCGGCGGCATCAACGGCCGCAAGCTCGCCTACAATTTCGAGGACAGCCAGAGCGATCCGCGCCAGTCGGTGGCGATCGCGCAGAAATTCGTCTCGGATCCCCGCATCGTCCTGGAGCTCGGCGACTTCTCCAGTCCCGCCTTGATGGCGGCCTCGCCGATCTATCAGCGCGCGGGCCTGGTGCAGTTCGGCTTCACCAATTCGCACCCTGACTTCACCAAGGGTGGCGACTTCATGTGGAGCACCTCGGTCAGCCAGGCCGACGAGCAGCCGCTGCTGGCGTCCTATGCGGTGAGGCGCCTCGGCCTGAAGAAGCTCGCGGTGCTGCACCTCAACACCGATTGGGGCCGCACCAGCCGCGACTATTTCGTCAACGCTGCCAAGGAATACGGCGCCGAGATCGCGGTCACCGAGGGCTACATCGCGGAGGAGCGCGACTTCCGCTCCACGCTGGTACGCGTGCGCGATGCCAATCCGGACGGGCTGATCCTGATCTCCTACTACTCCGACGGCGCGCTGATCGCGCGTCAGGCGCGACAGGTCGGGCTGAAGCAGGTGATCTGCGCGGCAAGCTCGGTCTACTCGCCGAAGTTCCTGGAGCTCGGCGGCGAGGCGGTCGAGGAGGTTCACGTCGGCACGCGCTACTTCCCGGAAGACCCGCGGCCCGAGGTGCAGAAATTCATCGCCGGCTTCAAGAAGAAGTACAACGGGCTCGAGCCCGACGCGTTCAACGCTTACGCCTACGATGCGATGAACATGGCGGCTGCCGTGGTGAAGATCGGCGGCAACGACCGCAAGGCGATCCGCGACGCCTTCACCAAGGTCAAGGACGTCCCGAGCGTCATCTTCGGCGCCGCGACGTTCGACGTCGCGACCCGTCGCGTCAAGGGCGCCATGAACGCCGAGCTCGTCGTGCGCAAGGGCCAGTTCGCGCTCTGGGACGGCAAGCCGACCTGA
- a CDS encoding ABC transporter permease, giving the protein MSSWLDYTINGLIVGNVYALVAVGLALIFGVSRLINFAQGSIYLVGAYIGWVAVVQLHTPLPLTIIVVAVAAAIVGLIIERFGLRPLQNSVRIAPLLATIGISFVLDQLVMLTFSPNPRALPSQLPDVRFQVGGGTIGPLDLLIAGVGLTSALLLFVFLRYSKLGWAVRATAQDRDAAMQMGVDVNRVNQAVFGIAAALGGVSGLLVGMYYNQIDTAMSLQATLKSVVAEVVGGAGNVPGAVIGSLLLGLVESYGVAVFGTSYRNLFAFLLLVVVLVLRPNGLFASARQAPPEPLTGTFIAPSRPVRIPRWVLLVAAGVFAILPFFPVSFYVLQTLINAWLLGMLALSLTLVAGTVGQVSLGHAALLAIGAYTSALLSLNFSVPVGLAIIAGGLMSAALGTALISPSFRLRGHYVSIATLAIGEIVSLVILNWESVTRGPIGISGIPPLSLFGYDLISPTSIYWFSFIVMVVLALLQGRLLGSHLGRSFRAIRDDDIAARAYGLSLNRYKSLAFIFGGFAAGVSGGIAAHLYSYINHETFNTQQSILALTVVILGGLGNVVGAIVGAVALVGLPEVFRIAAEYRILIYGIVLLLLVRFRPQGLLGTI; this is encoded by the coding sequence GTGTCTTCCTGGCTCGACTACACGATCAACGGGCTGATCGTCGGCAATGTCTACGCCCTCGTTGCGGTCGGGCTTGCGCTGATCTTTGGCGTCAGCCGGCTGATCAACTTTGCCCAGGGCTCGATCTATCTCGTCGGCGCCTATATCGGCTGGGTCGCGGTGGTGCAGCTGCATACGCCGCTGCCGCTGACCATCATCGTGGTGGCGGTGGCGGCCGCGATCGTCGGACTGATCATCGAACGGTTCGGCTTGCGTCCGCTCCAGAATTCGGTGCGCATCGCGCCGCTGCTCGCGACCATCGGCATCAGCTTCGTGCTCGATCAGCTGGTGATGCTGACGTTCTCGCCGAACCCGCGCGCGCTGCCGAGCCAGCTGCCTGACGTGCGCTTCCAGGTCGGCGGCGGCACGATCGGACCTCTTGATCTGCTCATCGCTGGCGTCGGCCTTACCAGCGCGCTGCTGCTGTTCGTGTTCCTGCGCTACAGCAAGCTCGGCTGGGCCGTGCGCGCCACTGCGCAGGACCGCGACGCGGCGATGCAGATGGGCGTGGACGTCAACCGGGTCAATCAGGCCGTGTTCGGCATTGCGGCGGCGCTCGGCGGTGTCTCCGGCCTGCTGGTCGGCATGTACTACAACCAGATCGACACCGCGATGAGCCTGCAGGCGACGCTGAAGAGCGTCGTTGCGGAAGTGGTCGGTGGTGCCGGCAACGTGCCGGGCGCCGTGATCGGCAGCTTGTTGCTCGGACTGGTCGAGAGCTATGGCGTCGCCGTGTTCGGCACCAGCTACCGCAATCTGTTCGCGTTCCTGCTGCTGGTCGTCGTGCTCGTGCTGCGTCCGAACGGCCTGTTCGCCAGCGCGCGGCAGGCGCCACCCGAGCCGCTCACCGGCACTTTCATTGCGCCGAGCCGCCCGGTGCGGATTCCGCGTTGGGTGCTGCTGGTCGCCGCCGGCGTGTTCGCGATCCTGCCGTTCTTCCCGGTGTCCTTCTACGTGCTCCAGACCCTGATCAACGCCTGGCTGCTCGGCATGCTCGCGCTCAGCCTGACGCTGGTTGCGGGCACGGTGGGACAGGTCTCGCTCGGACATGCCGCGCTGCTCGCGATCGGCGCCTACACCTCAGCGCTGCTGTCGCTGAATTTCTCCGTCCCGGTCGGCCTCGCCATCATCGCCGGCGGCCTGATGAGTGCTGCGCTCGGCACCGCATTGATCTCGCCGTCGTTCCGCCTGCGCGGGCATTACGTGTCGATCGCGACGCTCGCCATCGGCGAGATCGTGTCGCTGGTGATCCTGAACTGGGAGAGCGTCACGCGCGGCCCGATCGGCATCTCCGGCATCCCGCCGCTGTCCCTGTTCGGCTACGATTTGATCAGCCCGACCTCGATCTACTGGTTCAGCTTCATCGTGATGGTCGTGCTGGCGCTGCTGCAGGGCCGGTTGCTCGGCTCGCATCTCGGCCGCAGTTTTCGCGCCATCCGAGACGACGACATCGCCGCGCGCGCCTATGGCCTCAGCCTGAACCGCTACAAGTCGCTGGCCTTCATCTTCGGCGGCTTCGCGGCTGGCGTCAGCGGCGGCATCGCCGCCCATCTCTATTCCTACATCAACCACGAGACCTTCAACACGCAGCAATCCATCCTGGCGCTGACGGTCGTCATCCTCGGCGGCCTTGGCAACGTCGTCGGCGCCATCGTCGGGGCGGTCGCGCTGGTCGGCCTGCCGGAGGTGTTCCGGATCGCAGCGGAGTATCGCATCCTGATCTACGGCATCGTGCTGCTGCTGCTGGTGCGGTTCAGGCCGCAGGGCCTGTTGGGGACGATATGA
- a CDS encoding ABC transporter ATP-binding protein gives MAEQHTPMLSLRGLTRHFGGLTAVDAIDLDLAKGELISIIGPNGAGKTTLFNLVTGLDRPDAGNVGFEGQDITGLSPERLAAGGIARTFQLGRVFGNLSVMDNVLIGAHTRLRAVRPAVPVIGPLLELGLALLRPASVRDEEERLREEVKAILARFGERLLPRIDQPAYSLSYANRRRVEIARALALKPRLLLLDEPTAGMNPTETAEMQGLVAELKAEGLTILLIEHKLEMVMRLSDRVIVMDEGKKIAEGPGEVVRGDPKVIEAYLGHGLSETPERESVA, from the coding sequence ATGGCGGAGCAGCACACGCCCATGCTGTCCCTGCGCGGGCTGACACGCCATTTCGGCGGCCTGACCGCGGTGGATGCCATCGATCTCGATCTCGCCAAAGGCGAGCTCATCAGCATCATCGGCCCGAACGGGGCCGGCAAGACGACGCTGTTCAATCTCGTGACCGGGCTCGATCGGCCCGATGCCGGCAATGTCGGCTTCGAAGGTCAGGACATCACGGGTCTGTCGCCGGAGCGGCTCGCGGCCGGAGGCATCGCGCGCACCTTCCAGCTCGGCCGCGTCTTCGGCAATCTCAGCGTCATGGACAACGTCCTGATCGGCGCGCACACGCGGTTGCGCGCGGTGAGACCCGCGGTGCCGGTGATCGGCCCGCTGCTGGAGTTGGGGCTGGCGCTGTTGCGTCCGGCCAGCGTCAGGGACGAAGAGGAACGGCTGCGCGAGGAGGTGAAGGCCATTCTCGCACGCTTCGGCGAGCGGCTGCTGCCGCGGATCGACCAGCCCGCCTATAGCCTGTCCTACGCCAATCGCCGCCGCGTCGAGATCGCGCGCGCGCTCGCGCTGAAGCCGCGCCTGTTGCTGCTCGACGAGCCGACCGCCGGCATGAACCCGACCGAGACCGCGGAGATGCAGGGCCTGGTCGCCGAGCTGAAGGCCGAGGGGCTGACCATCCTCCTGATCGAGCACAAGTTGGAGATGGTGATGCGCCTCTCCGACCGCGTCATCGTCATGGACGAGGGCAAGAAGATAGCGGAAGGGCCAGGTGAAGTGGTGCGTGGCGATCCCAAGGTGATCGAGGCCTATCTCGGCCACGGCCTGTCGGAAACGCCGGAGCGGGAGAGCGTGGCATGA
- a CDS encoding ABC transporter ATP-binding protein produces the protein MTRGASEPLLALSNVNTFYGQAQVHFDLSITVGRGHIVCLLGGNASGKSTTMKIILGLVKPRSGDVTFDGASLLGLTTPQIVRRGIASVPEARRLFADMSVRENILMGAFVRNDRDAVAQDLDKMLTLFPKLGQRLSQRAGSLSGGEQQMVAMARALMSRPRMIVMDEPTMGLSPLYVDRVLDLIRAINQEGVSVFMVEQNASLALEIAHEAYVLQTGKIVLSGPARALKDDPRVRDAYLGGSEAA, from the coding sequence ATGACGAGGGGCGCATCCGAGCCGCTGCTGGCGCTCTCGAACGTCAACACCTTCTACGGCCAGGCCCAGGTGCATTTCGACCTGTCGATCACGGTCGGCCGCGGCCATATCGTCTGCCTGCTCGGCGGCAATGCCAGCGGCAAGTCGACCACGATGAAGATCATTTTGGGCCTGGTGAAACCACGCTCGGGTGACGTGACCTTCGACGGCGCCTCGCTGCTCGGGCTCACCACGCCGCAGATCGTCCGCCGTGGTATCGCCTCCGTGCCGGAGGCGCGGCGGCTGTTCGCGGACATGAGCGTGCGCGAAAACATCCTGATGGGGGCCTTCGTGCGCAACGACCGCGATGCGGTGGCGCAGGATCTCGACAAGATGCTGACGCTGTTCCCGAAGCTTGGGCAGCGGCTGTCGCAGCGTGCCGGTTCGCTCTCCGGCGGCGAGCAGCAGATGGTCGCAATGGCGCGCGCGCTGATGAGCCGTCCGAGGATGATCGTGATGGACGAGCCGACCATGGGCCTGTCGCCGCTCTATGTCGACCGCGTGCTGGACTTGATCCGCGCGATCAACCAGGAAGGCGTGTCGGTCTTCATGGTCGAGCAGAACGCCAGCCTCGCGCTCGAGATCGCGCACGAGGCCTATGTACTCCAGACCGGCAAGATCGTGCTCTCAGGCCCGGCGCGGGCGCTGAAGGACGATCCTCGTGTGCGGGATGCCTATCTCGGTGGTTCCGAGGCCGCGTAG
- a CDS encoding HoxN/HupN/NixA family nickel/cobalt transporter, translating to MIVVTKWSLRAVEPATVLLFGGLIAANVAAWVWAFAAFGDRPTVMATALLAWVFGLRHAVDADHIAAIDNVVRKLIHAGGTPRSVGLYFALGHSTVVVVATMLLALGVVSLGGDSLLRDIGGVIGTSVSALFLLVIAAINLAIFVGLWRTFRIVRAQGIHDAAELDALPASRSFLARLLGPMFRLVTKPWHMLPLGFLFGLGFDTATEIGLLSISATEATRGASLVDVMVFPALFASGMALVDTADSALMVSAYRWAFVDPLRKLWYNLTITGASVAVALLIGGIEALGLIADRLGLTGGVWTLVDGLNESLANVGFAVIALFAIAWLVSVLLYRRMFASSPSRADVLRGADATKPA from the coding sequence ATGATTGTCGTGACGAAATGGTCCTTGCGGGCGGTCGAGCCCGCCACCGTGCTGCTGTTCGGCGGGCTCATCGCCGCCAACGTCGCCGCATGGGTCTGGGCTTTCGCGGCGTTCGGCGACCGGCCGACGGTGATGGCGACCGCGCTGCTGGCCTGGGTGTTCGGCCTCCGCCATGCCGTCGACGCCGACCACATCGCCGCCATCGACAATGTCGTGCGCAAGCTGATCCATGCGGGCGGTACGCCGCGCAGCGTCGGCCTCTATTTCGCCCTCGGCCATTCCACCGTGGTCGTGGTCGCGACCATGCTGCTGGCACTCGGCGTGGTGAGCCTCGGCGGCGACAGCCTGCTCAGGGATATCGGCGGCGTCATCGGCACATCGGTGTCGGCGCTGTTCCTGCTTGTGATCGCGGCCATCAATCTCGCCATCTTCGTCGGCCTGTGGCGGACGTTCCGCATCGTGCGCGCGCAGGGCATCCACGACGCAGCGGAGCTCGACGCGCTGCCGGCGAGCCGTAGCTTCCTGGCGCGCCTGCTCGGCCCCATGTTCCGCCTGGTGACAAAGCCCTGGCACATGCTCCCGCTCGGGTTCCTGTTCGGGCTCGGCTTCGACACCGCGACCGAGATCGGCCTGCTCAGCATCTCCGCGACCGAAGCCACGCGCGGCGCTTCGCTCGTCGACGTCATGGTCTTTCCCGCGCTGTTCGCGTCGGGCATGGCGCTGGTCGACACCGCCGATTCGGCGCTGATGGTCAGCGCCTATCGCTGGGCCTTCGTCGATCCCCTGCGAAAGCTCTGGTACAACCTCACCATCACCGGCGCCTCCGTCGCGGTGGCGCTGTTGATCGGCGGCATCGAGGCACTCGGCCTGATCGCCGACCGGCTTGGTCTAACCGGCGGCGTGTGGACGCTGGTCGACGGCCTCAACGAGTCGCTCGCCAATGTCGGCTTCGCCGTGATCGCGCTGTTTGCGATCGCCTGGCTCGTTTCGGTCCTGCTCTACCGCCGCATGTTCGCGAGCAGCCCTTCACGCGCGGATGTGCTTCGAGGCGCCGATGCCACCAAGCCGGCCTGA
- a CDS encoding TonB-dependent receptor: MPPSRPEPGRRRGALTALSAFVLLANGGGALAQSSGASRELPPVEVSGDEAPHRKKPPAARPASKPVQPNDRIVVSPAATQASDARSVASGAKAQPSMASEITISGEEINARPFARPGEALEAVPGLIVTQHSGEGKANQYFLRGYNLDHGTDLAIYVDDVPVNMRTHAHGQGYADLNWLIPETISAMDVRKGPYFADESDFASVGSVRIGLIDRTEKGLAQVTAGSFGYRRLLGMDSAKLGDGALLVAGELGTYDGPWDNPDNVRKLNGFVRYSQGTAIDGVSVTGMAYANKWNSTDQAPLRAITGGFLDRFGSEDPSDGGNTNRFALSGRVAQSDDLGAWKANAYVVKSQLDLFNNFTYFLNDPVLGDQFHQHDDRLMAGANISRTLNGSFAGLPMQTTIGLQSRYDSIDLALSNTFQRGFLSNIRSDKVGEGSVGVYAENTVRWTDWLKTIVGWRSDYYAANVTSLFNSNNSGRTDAALGSPKFRMVLGPFNQTEFFLGAGYGMHSNDARGATTTEDPSDPATRLTPSPLLVRTRGAEVGVRTRIIPSLDSSFSVFILDQDSEILFSGDAGDTEATRASRRYGFEWTNHYRPRSWIDIDADLAMTHARFRGTDSEQAEVYASLAGYPEAQIGNAPGNYIPNAPAMVASAGITLGEKTGWFGALRWRYLASSPLTEDNAFRSSATSIFNGRLGYRIDNGWRIQLDVLNLFNTQANQITYAYGSLLKTDTLYNLCTGGVAPTAVCQNGVMDYVLHPVEPLTFRLTVAGTF; the protein is encoded by the coding sequence ATGCCACCAAGCCGGCCTGAGCCTGGCCGGCGCCGCGGCGCGCTGACGGCACTCTCGGCCTTCGTCCTTCTCGCGAATGGCGGCGGCGCCCTTGCGCAGAGCAGTGGCGCCTCGCGCGAACTGCCGCCGGTCGAGGTATCCGGTGACGAGGCGCCGCATCGCAAGAAGCCGCCTGCGGCGCGGCCAGCCAGTAAACCCGTTCAGCCCAACGACCGCATCGTCGTCTCTCCGGCAGCAACGCAAGCGTCGGACGCCCGCAGCGTCGCCTCGGGTGCAAAGGCCCAGCCCAGCATGGCCAGCGAGATCACCATCTCCGGCGAGGAGATCAACGCGCGCCCTTTCGCGCGGCCGGGCGAGGCGCTCGAAGCGGTGCCGGGGCTGATCGTGACCCAGCATTCCGGCGAGGGCAAAGCCAACCAGTATTTTCTGCGCGGCTATAATCTCGACCACGGCACCGACCTTGCGATCTATGTCGACGACGTCCCGGTCAACATGCGCACCCACGCGCACGGCCAAGGCTATGCCGATCTCAACTGGTTGATCCCGGAAACCATCAGCGCGATGGACGTGCGCAAGGGACCGTACTTCGCCGACGAGAGCGATTTTGCCTCCGTCGGCAGCGTGCGCATCGGCCTGATCGACCGCACCGAAAAGGGCCTTGCGCAGGTCACCGCGGGCAGCTTTGGTTATCGCCGCCTGCTCGGCATGGATTCGGCAAAGCTCGGCGACGGGGCGCTGCTGGTCGCCGGTGAGCTCGGTACCTATGACGGCCCGTGGGACAATCCGGATAACGTCCGCAAGCTCAACGGCTTCGTGCGCTACAGCCAGGGCACCGCGATCGATGGCGTGTCCGTCACCGGCATGGCTTACGCGAACAAATGGAATTCGACCGACCAGGCGCCGCTGCGCGCGATCACGGGCGGCTTCCTCGACCGGTTCGGCTCGGAAGACCCAAGCGACGGTGGCAACACCAATCGTTTCGCGCTGTCAGGCCGCGTCGCGCAGAGCGACGATCTCGGCGCGTGGAAGGCCAACGCCTACGTCGTGAAGAGCCAGCTCGACCTCTTCAACAACTTCACCTATTTCCTCAACGATCCCGTGCTCGGCGACCAGTTCCACCAGCACGACGACCGCCTGATGGCCGGCGCCAACATCTCGCGCACGCTGAACGGATCGTTCGCCGGCCTGCCGATGCAGACCACGATCGGCCTGCAATCGCGCTATGATTCGATCGATCTGGCGCTGAGCAACACGTTCCAGCGCGGCTTCCTGTCCAACATCCGCAGCGACAAGGTCGGCGAGGGCAGTGTCGGCGTCTATGCCGAGAACACCGTGCGCTGGACCGACTGGCTGAAGACTATTGTCGGCTGGCGCAGCGACTATTACGCGGCCAATGTCACCTCACTGTTCAATTCCAACAATTCCGGCCGCACTGACGCCGCGCTCGGCAGCCCGAAATTCAGGATGGTGCTCGGCCCGTTCAACCAGACCGAATTCTTCCTCGGTGCCGGCTACGGCATGCACTCCAACGACGCGCGTGGCGCTACCACGACCGAAGACCCCAGCGATCCCGCCACGAGACTTACGCCGTCACCGCTGCTCGTGCGCACCCGTGGCGCCGAAGTCGGCGTCCGCACCAGGATCATTCCAAGCCTCGATAGCTCGTTCAGCGTCTTCATTCTCGATCAGGATTCCGAGATCCTGTTCTCGGGCGATGCCGGTGATACCGAAGCGACGCGCGCCAGCCGCCGCTATGGTTTCGAATGGACCAACCACTACCGGCCGCGATCGTGGATCGACATCGATGCCGATCTCGCCATGACGCATGCGCGCTTCCGCGGCACTGACAGCGAGCAGGCGGAGGTCTACGCCTCGCTCGCGGGCTATCCCGAGGCGCAGATCGGCAACGCGCCCGGCAACTACATTCCGAACGCGCCGGCGATGGTGGCATCAGCCGGCATCACGCTCGGCGAGAAGACCGGCTGGTTCGGGGCTTTGCGCTGGCGCTATCTGGCGTCGAGCCCGCTGACGGAAGACAATGCGTTCCGCTCGTCCGCGACCAGCATCTTCAACGGCCGCCTCGGCTATCGCATCGACAATGGTTGGCGCATCCAGCTCGACGTGCTCAATCTCTTCAACACGCAGGCAAACCAGATCACTTATGCCTACGGTTCGCTGCTCAAGACCGACACGCTCTATAATCTCTGCACCGGCGGCGTCGCGCCGACGGCGGTCTGCCAGAACGGCGTGATGGATTACGTGCTGCACCCGGTCGAGCCGCTGACCTTTCGCCTGACTGTCGCCGGGACGTTCTAG
- a CDS encoding ATP-binding protein, giving the protein MTVAIEMGQTTAGAAAAMDLEELLATRLLVQGNSGSGKSHLLRRLLEQSAPWVQQAIIDPEGDFVTLAEQFGHLVIEAEDHTERGLQVAGERARLHRVSTVLNLEGLDAENQMRRAAAFLGGLFDVDRDHWYPMLVVVDEAQLFAPAVAGEVSDEARKLSLGAMTNLMCRGRKRGLAGIIATQRLAKLAKNVAAEASNFLMGRTFLDIDMARAADLLGMERRQAESFRDLERGQFMALGPALSRRPLRLHIGPTDTHARNSTPRLMPMPEAALEDMRAVILAAPPPDASRPQRRPAPDLLEQLRAAKAAAPEIRPEVAEVPISAEELAERRERVDRTLRAVLAEPDAGFRAVGVLYQEFVVRCRIEGLGSAVPDLNEFRRMLTRARAGLGAEHAEDDAWQDVSLRASILPDDMQGVFMMIARAAKEGWPCPGDAAIARAYGSHSLRRAQRLLGYMEEQGLIVCQLDGGGRRIVTLVELAWATAPGDPNGDDLPAEPVPSAASA; this is encoded by the coding sequence ATGACAGTTGCGATCGAGATGGGGCAGACCACGGCAGGCGCCGCGGCCGCCATGGACCTCGAGGAACTGCTGGCGACCCGGCTCCTGGTGCAGGGCAATTCGGGCTCCGGCAAGTCGCATCTCCTGCGGCGGCTGCTCGAACAGAGCGCGCCCTGGGTGCAGCAGGCCATCATCGACCCCGAAGGCGACTTCGTCACGCTGGCCGAGCAATTCGGCCATCTGGTGATCGAGGCCGAGGATCACACCGAGCGCGGCCTTCAGGTCGCCGGCGAGCGCGCGCGGCTGCATCGCGTCTCCACCGTGCTCAATCTCGAAGGGCTGGACGCCGAGAACCAGATGCGGCGTGCCGCGGCGTTCCTCGGCGGCCTGTTCGACGTCGATCGCGACCATTGGTACCCGATGCTGGTGGTGGTCGACGAGGCGCAGCTGTTCGCGCCGGCTGTCGCCGGCGAGGTCTCGGACGAGGCGCGCAAGCTCTCTCTCGGCGCGATGACCAATCTGATGTGCCGCGGCCGCAAGCGTGGCCTCGCCGGCATCATCGCGACCCAGCGCCTGGCAAAGCTCGCCAAGAACGTCGCGGCGGAAGCCTCCAATTTCCTGATGGGCCGGACCTTCCTCGACATCGACATGGCGCGCGCCGCCGACCTGCTCGGCATGGAGCGGCGGCAGGCCGAATCCTTTCGCGATCTCGAGCGCGGGCAGTTCATGGCACTCGGCCCGGCGCTGTCGCGACGCCCCCTGCGTTTGCATATCGGCCCGACCGACACCCACGCGCGCAATTCCACGCCGCGGCTGATGCCGATGCCGGAAGCCGCACTCGAGGATATGCGCGCCGTGATCCTGGCCGCGCCGCCGCCCGATGCCAGCCGCCCGCAGCGCCGGCCCGCGCCCGATCTGCTCGAGCAGCTCCGCGCCGCGAAGGCGGCCGCGCCGGAGATCCGGCCTGAGGTGGCCGAGGTGCCGATCAGTGCCGAGGAGCTCGCCGAGCGGCGCGAGCGCGTCGATCGTACGCTTCGTGCCGTGCTCGCCGAGCCCGATGCCGGCTTCCGCGCCGTCGGCGTTCTCTATCAGGAGTTCGTGGTTCGCTGCCGCATCGAGGGCCTCGGCTCAGCGGTGCCTGATCTGAATGAATTCCGCCGCATGCTGACACGCGCGCGCGCCGGGCTCGGCGCCGAGCATGCCGAGGACGACGCCTGGCAGGACGTGTCGCTGCGCGCCTCGATCCTGCCCGACGACATGCAGGGCGTGTTCATGATGATCGCACGCGCGGCGAAGGAAGGCTGGCCCTGCCCCGGCGATGCCGCGATCGCGCGCGCCTACGGCTCGCATTCGCTGCGCCGCGCCCAGCGCCTGCTCGGCTACATGGAGGAGCAGGGCCTGATCGTCTGCCAGCTCGACGGCGGCGGGCGCCGGATCGTGACGCTGGTGGAGCTGGCCTGGGCCACCGCGCCGGGCGATCCCAACGGCGACGATCTGCCGGCGGAGCCGGTTCCGAGCGCGGCCTCGGCTTGA
- a CDS encoding YkgJ family cysteine cluster protein: MDQTALQVARAVEAGATTMKGIVDATGLSRLKVERALSTLEKQKLLIRDGQGFRPANRQTPPPLTRQCGSCNACCDILEVAAVDKPVNQLCKHWQTGTGCTIYDRRPQMCRSFVCAWLQGHLDDAWFPATSGIIVHFSQDAVNVTVDDHCPDRWREEPYFSKLAEWSLNGIRRIGNRGYATLVVSGENRFLLLGRTIVPEPTLFGTAFLPLTTDTFRFWRATSTEHLQRLHERVAEIERIRQEFGSCAIPENEDDDPQAPYRPALLRQSNHA; the protein is encoded by the coding sequence ATGGATCAGACGGCGTTGCAGGTCGCTCGCGCGGTGGAGGCCGGCGCGACGACGATGAAGGGCATCGTGGACGCGACCGGCTTGTCCCGCCTCAAGGTCGAGCGCGCGCTGAGCACGCTGGAGAAGCAAAAGCTCCTCATTCGCGACGGCCAAGGATTTCGGCCGGCTAACCGGCAAACGCCGCCGCCGCTCACCCGGCAGTGCGGCTCGTGCAACGCCTGCTGCGATATCCTCGAGGTCGCCGCCGTCGACAAGCCGGTGAATCAACTCTGCAAGCATTGGCAGACGGGAACCGGGTGCACCATCTACGACCGCCGTCCGCAAATGTGCCGGTCCTTCGTCTGCGCCTGGCTGCAAGGCCATCTCGATGACGCGTGGTTTCCGGCGACGTCCGGCATCATCGTGCATTTCAGCCAGGACGCGGTGAACGTGACGGTCGACGACCACTGCCCCGATCGCTGGCGCGAGGAGCCCTATTTCAGCAAGCTCGCCGAATGGTCGCTGAACGGGATCAGGCGGATCGGTAACCGCGGCTACGCGACCCTCGTGGTCTCCGGCGAGAACCGGTTCCTGCTGCTCGGACGTACCATCGTTCCCGAGCCGACGCTGTTCGGAACGGCGTTCCTGCCGCTCACCACCGACACCTTCCGGTTCTGGCGCGCCACCTCGACCGAGCATCTGCAGCGGCTGCACGAGCGCGTCGCCGAGATCGAGCGTATCCGGCAGGAATTCGGCTCCTGTGCGATCCCCGAGAACGAGGACGACGATCCGCAGGCGCCCTATCGGCCCGCACTTTTACGGCAATCGAATCACGCCTGA